The Alteribacter populi genomic sequence TTACCTTTCGTACCAATTCGCCCAAACGCTTGAATTGGCACACGAAAACGAATCGTATCTTTCATCAGCATCGCATGAAGAATTCTTCCTTTTTGAATAGGCGGCGTGATTTTTTTGCGAAGCTTCTCTGCAAGGTTAAAATCTCCGAATAACGGTCGGTAATCAACAAAGATTGTGAAGTCTCTCACTTCCTGGGCATCGGTTTCTTTCACCCAACGTCTCACTTCTTTTTCCCAGTCGTTAATACTTCTTCGCCACTTTTCCTCTTTGGCCATGATCCCGCCAGTGCATTCCGGAAAACCACATACTACTAATCCTTGATTAATTTTTTCCGCAAATCGTTTAAAATAAGCATCAACGTGATCGCGGCTTTCTAGATGTTCATAGTTATCTAAAATAAACCCGTTATCCTGGTCAGTACTAAATGCTTGTTCGCCTCTCCCTTGGCTTCCCATCACGATAAAGCAATAATTGACAGGCGGCAATCCGTGCCCTTCCACTTTCATTTCCCGTAAAGCAGCACGAATGACTTGAATGTGAATTTGATCATTGTATTTTGAAATAAATTCACTCATTTCAGTGCCGTATGTTTGTTCGATGAGAAGCTCTTCTGTAAAGGCAAGAAAAGAGTCATTTGTTTTTGGCGACAGTTTAGCGAGATCTTCTAAGTTTTTTGCATGGCTGACGTTGTAATATAAATTTAAGTATTCCGATTCATGTAGTCGAAGAAAGGACTCAGCTGTAAGAATACCTACTACTTTTTCGCCATTTAAAACGGGCACCATATGGACTCGATCATCTTTAAAATAAGTAAGGACTTCATAGCTAAACGCGTCCGCCTGAGTGGAAACTGGTTTTGCATTCATCCAGCTGTCAACGGAATCATGATTGGCATCGTTGCTTAACCCTTTTAAAAGCTCAGTTTGGGTAATTGTACCTTTGAGATTGTGGTCCTGATCGACCACAGTTAAACCAGGTCCTCTCCAATCACCTAGCGCCTTAGCTGCCTGTATTAACGTTTGCTCTTTGTAAATGAACTTAGGTTTATCCATGATTGTATGTACCCGCGTCTTATACAACGCAACATTTTC encodes the following:
- a CDS encoding DUF294 nucleotidyltransferase-like domain-containing protein; amino-acid sequence: MTEEQVYFEVIRDKYPFHLLTAEQFKTVIGQSERRSFRENEFIFHEDEGEIEVYFLLKGLAKNVLHREDGKQFSVRFYYPGDLIGLMILLSGGEMNFSVQALEDCETVKLKKSDFLKVMTENTAFSDIILAGIGQRMKSLYDEMKKGKGTTSDTENVALYKTRVHTIMDKPKFIYKEQTLIQAAKALGDWRGPGLTVVDQDHNLKGTITQTELLKGLSNDANHDSVDSWMNAKPVSTQADAFSYEVLTYFKDDRVHMVPVLNGEKVVGILTAESFLRLHESEYLNLYYNVSHAKNLEDLAKLSPKTNDSFLAFTEELLIEQTYGTEMSEFISKYNDQIHIQVIRAALREMKVEGHGLPPVNYCFIVMGSQGRGEQAFSTDQDNGFILDNYEHLESRDHVDAYFKRFAEKINQGLVVCGFPECTGGIMAKEEKWRRSINDWEKEVRRWVKETDAQEVRDFTIFVDYRPLFGDFNLAEKLRKKITPPIQKGRILHAMLMKDTIRFRVPIQAFGRIGTKGKNRTLDLKKSAIMQIINGVRIFAIRYGIEEVSTLRRLHTLQKEEVFHPRDVKNAKLALDYLYQFRIQENLRQLGDNQPLSNELATHRLTKDQRKQLKEALMVAKRMQQMSELSFARNRGL